A genomic region of Apium graveolens cultivar Ventura unplaced genomic scaffold, ASM990537v1 ctg7982, whole genome shotgun sequence contains the following coding sequences:
- the LOC141704566 gene encoding F-box protein At5g07610-like: MRMIQSCNGLNLFRFNSLERDRIAYYVRNLVTNEIKSVPSPKLDSRFYEWIVTFVLAFDPLVSPHYKVICATASIARVVTSKFMIFSSETGRWKDTNVTMDGHELQYRKGLYCQGAIYWIVRNTQSCYRFDIEAKNLTKISFPPKASGSGFRHFVESNGHLYIVCVVDWAQKNLNVYELDEVTMKWVIKHRVHINHLISSLPRDFGNGRNLQKRHSIQSILSVLRGEGEEDTALLVNISGKVVLYNLQSKKVEVLLSELRWNSINGGAILYLGEPPFIPAYPFVATLHPM, encoded by the coding sequence ATGAGGATGATACAGTCTTGTAATGGGTTGAATCTATTTAGATTCAACTCCTTAGAAAGGGATAGGATAGCGTATTATGTTCGAAATTTAGTTACCAATGAAATCAAATCAGTACCTTCACCCAAATTAGATTCTAGATTTTATGAATGGATTGTTACTTTTGTTTTGGCTTTTGACCCTCTGGTATCACCCCATTACAAAGTTATCTGTGCTACAGCGTCGATAGCGAGAGTAGTTACATCTAAATTCATGATATTTAGTTCAGAAACTGGTAGATGGAAAGATACTAATGTTACTATGGATGGACATGAGCTGCAATACCGAAAGGGACTGTATTGCCAGGGTGCTATTTATTGGATTGTGAGAAACACGCAATCTTGTTATCGTTTCGATATTGAAGCTAAGAATTTGACCAAAATCTCTTTTCCTCCAAAGGCTTCTGGTTCAGGCTTCAGGCATTTTGTTGAATCTAATGGGCACTTGTACATTGTTTGTGTCGTAGATTGGGCACAAAAAAATTTAAATGTGTATGAGTTGGATGAGGTTACTATGAAGTGGGTTATAAAGCACCGGGTACATATTAATCATCTCATTTCTTCATTACCACGTGATTTTGGGAATGGGAGAAATCTGCAGAAACGTCACTCCATCCAATCAATATTAAGCGTTCTGAGAGGAGAAGGGGAAGAAGACACAGCTCTTCTTGTAAATATCTCTGGCAAAGTTGTTCTGTATAATCTCCAAAGTAAGAAAGTTGAGGTGCTCCTTTCTGAGCTCAGATGGAACAGTATTAACGGTGGGGCAATTCTTTATCTTGGTGAACCTCCATTTATTCCTGCATATCCTTTCGTTGCAACCTTACATCCAATGTAA